From the genome of Ignavibacteriales bacterium, one region includes:
- a CDS encoding SLBB domain-containing protein, giving the protein MKNLFLVWLLIASVVCSQSSTKEQQSLLNFSGISVTIGGSFPLTGSFPALMTERVDQFITRIYNEAVARSTANAQDEALLDKLKKDLTMYSLRGITLKRSSGEEIVIDLEKFRLYGDFKNNPYLKNDDIIIFPPYDIDRNFFSINGAVNIPGKYFYVEGDKLSDAIQLARGLNPAYEKLNNAEIKRLSYDGQKQETITVKLDQDVTIQRGDQIIIMANETQKKDFYILILGEVNQPGYIPITKDNTKLGEVINLVKGFTKNASLKRSRIFRGNSITPLLERQYGIKIGDELLNNNSDLVARIVNYEQAMMFRMSNLVEEDKYYFEVENQYRVLNEGSAIDFTQVENESSEIYNFTLESGDVIVVPPLTKTVYVFGQVSNPGHVKYSENKDYRYYIDQAGGLGEYAEEEIMIIKGDSRNWVSATLKVQIEDGDFIFIPKQRIRSFQSTVAEWGGYFSIVGSIATVLLLIVQLTK; this is encoded by the coding sequence ATGAAAAATCTATTTTTAGTTTGGTTATTAATTGCTTCAGTAGTTTGCTCGCAATCTTCTACAAAAGAACAACAAAGTTTATTAAATTTTTCAGGAATAAGCGTAACGATTGGTGGTAGCTTCCCCTTAACAGGCTCTTTCCCAGCTTTGATGACAGAGAGAGTTGATCAGTTTATCACAAGAATTTATAATGAAGCAGTTGCACGATCTACTGCAAATGCTCAAGACGAAGCCTTACTTGATAAGCTAAAAAAAGATTTAACTATGTATTCTTTAAGAGGAATAACTTTAAAAAGATCTTCTGGTGAAGAAATAGTGATTGATCTTGAAAAGTTTAGACTTTACGGCGATTTTAAAAATAATCCCTATCTCAAAAATGATGATATAATAATTTTCCCTCCATACGATATTGATAGAAACTTTTTTAGTATAAATGGCGCTGTGAACATACCGGGAAAATATTTTTATGTTGAAGGTGATAAACTAAGTGATGCGATACAACTAGCGCGTGGATTAAATCCCGCATATGAAAAATTGAATAATGCTGAGATAAAGAGACTTAGTTATGATGGACAAAAACAGGAAACGATAACAGTCAAACTAGATCAAGATGTGACAATTCAACGCGGTGACCAGATTATAATAATGGCTAATGAAACTCAGAAAAAAGATTTTTATATCTTGATTTTAGGAGAAGTGAATCAGCCAGGATATATCCCTATTACTAAAGACAACACTAAACTTGGTGAAGTGATTAATTTGGTTAAAGGTTTTACAAAAAATGCTTCATTAAAAAGATCTAGAATTTTTAGAGGTAATAGTATAACACCACTTCTTGAACGACAATATGGGATTAAAATTGGGGATGAATTATTGAATAATAATTCAGATCTGGTTGCAAGGATTGTAAATTATGAACAAGCAATGATGTTTAGAATGTCAAACTTGGTTGAAGAAGATAAATACTATTTTGAAGTTGAAAACCAGTATAGAGTACTAAATGAAGGAAGTGCGATAGATTTTACTCAGGTAGAAAATGAATCTTCTGAAATATATAACTTCACTTTAGAAAGTGGTGACGTTATTGTTGTTCCACCACTTACAAAGACAGTTTATGTTTTTGGACAAGTATCAAACCCTGGTCATGTAAAATATTCTGAAAACAAAGACTATCGCTATTATATTGATCAAGCTGGTGGGTTAGGTGAATATGCAGAAGAAGAAATCATGATTATTAAAGGAGATTCGAGAAATTGGGTAAGCGCAACTCTAAAAGTCCAAATAGAAGATGGAGATTTTATTTTTATTCCCAAACAGAGGATCAGATCTTTCCAATCAACAGTTGCAGAATGGGGTGGTTATTTTTCGATAGTTGGCAGTATTGCCACAGTTTTATTATTAATTGTACAATTAACGAAGTAA
- the purL gene encoding phosphoribosylformylglycinamidine synthase subunit PurL — protein MKEPEVTFELALEHGLIKDEWEKILKILGRTPTFTELGVFSVMWSEHCSYKNSIAQLKTLPRSGGRLLVAAGEENAGLIDIGDDLAVAFKIESHNHPSAVEPYQGAATGVGGIMRDIFTMGARPIASLNSLRFGSLKDARTRFLFDGVVRGIGDYGNSFGVPTVGGEVYFDESYQGNPLVNAMAVGIVNKKHFASATSKGVGNPIMIVGSSTGRDGIHGATFASEEISEKSEAKRPSVQVGDPFTEKLLLEATLEIIKNDWLIGIQDMGAAGISCSTSEMSAKGESGMKINLDKVPLREKGMTAYEIMLSESQERMLCCVKKGYEDRVKEVFEKWDLHCEIIGEVTGDGMLHIDYQGERKATMPPFDLVLGGGAPVYVRDQKEPEYLKEARKFDSKTLPEPKDLKETFLKVFSSPNIVSKQWVYHQYDSMVRTNTVVGPGCDAAVILVKGTNKALAMKTDCNSRYVYLNPKEGTKIAVAESARNIVCSGGVPLGVTNCLNFGNPYKPEVYWQFAQAIAGMGEACRHFDTPVTGGNVSFYNESPETVVYPTPTIGMVGLVEDLKHITTSYFKDEGDAIYLLGEDKEELGGSEYAKVIHNKVAGESPTINLDEEKKLQDTLLNLIRKGLIKSAHDISEGGIISALAECCIINQEKQLGCEVDIPIKSRKDFSLFSESQSRIIISVSKDKILETELKLTGVKFTKLGTVSAQSLKLKNLFDVSVAELSGIYYNTIPGIMAGEE, from the coding sequence ATGAAAGAACCTGAAGTAACTTTTGAGCTTGCCTTGGAGCATGGTTTAATTAAAGACGAATGGGAAAAGATTTTAAAAATTCTCGGTCGCACTCCGACTTTTACAGAGCTTGGGGTTTTTTCTGTAATGTGGAGCGAGCATTGTAGTTATAAAAATTCCATTGCACAATTAAAAACTTTACCTCGAAGCGGCGGTAGATTGTTAGTTGCTGCTGGTGAGGAAAATGCAGGACTTATCGATATTGGAGATGATTTAGCCGTAGCATTTAAGATTGAAAGTCACAATCATCCATCTGCAGTTGAGCCATATCAAGGTGCAGCAACCGGTGTTGGCGGAATTATGCGTGATATCTTTACAATGGGTGCACGTCCAATAGCTTCATTAAACTCACTTCGCTTCGGTTCATTAAAAGATGCACGCACAAGATTTCTATTTGATGGTGTTGTTCGCGGAATTGGTGATTATGGAAATAGTTTTGGCGTTCCTACAGTTGGGGGAGAAGTTTATTTTGATGAATCGTATCAAGGTAATCCACTTGTTAATGCAATGGCAGTTGGAATCGTAAATAAAAAACACTTTGCATCTGCTACATCAAAAGGTGTTGGTAATCCGATTATGATTGTGGGTTCTTCTACGGGAAGAGATGGAATACACGGCGCTACTTTTGCATCTGAAGAAATTTCTGAAAAATCTGAAGCAAAACGTCCATCGGTTCAGGTTGGAGATCCATTCACAGAAAAACTTTTGCTGGAAGCGACTTTAGAAATTATAAAAAATGATTGGCTGATTGGAATTCAGGATATGGGTGCGGCGGGAATTTCATGTTCCACTAGTGAGATGAGTGCAAAAGGTGAATCAGGAATGAAAATAAACTTAGATAAAGTTCCTTTGCGCGAAAAGGGTATGACTGCTTATGAGATTATGTTGAGTGAAAGTCAGGAAAGGATGTTGTGCTGTGTTAAAAAAGGTTATGAAGATCGTGTAAAAGAAGTTTTTGAAAAATGGGATTTACATTGTGAAATTATTGGCGAAGTGACTGGCGATGGAATGCTTCACATTGATTATCAAGGTGAACGCAAAGCAACAATGCCACCTTTTGATTTAGTACTTGGCGGTGGTGCTCCTGTTTATGTTCGCGATCAAAAAGAACCCGAATACTTAAAAGAAGCAAGAAAGTTTGATTCAAAAACTTTACCTGAGCCAAAAGATTTAAAAGAAACTTTTCTAAAAGTATTTTCATCTCCGAACATTGTATCAAAACAATGGGTTTATCATCAATATGATTCGATGGTAAGGACTAACACAGTTGTTGGACCAGGTTGTGATGCTGCCGTTATTTTAGTAAAAGGAACAAACAAAGCATTGGCAATGAAAACAGATTGCAACTCACGTTATGTTTATTTAAATCCAAAAGAGGGAACTAAGATTGCGGTTGCGGAATCAGCAAGGAATATTGTTTGTTCAGGCGGCGTTCCGCTTGGCGTTACAAATTGTTTAAACTTTGGTAACCCGTATAAACCTGAAGTTTATTGGCAGTTTGCACAAGCTATTGCAGGAATGGGAGAAGCATGCAGACATTTTGATACGCCGGTTACAGGCGGCAATGTAAGCTTTTATAATGAATCTCCAGAAACGGTAGTTTATCCAACACCAACAATTGGAATGGTTGGATTAGTGGAAGATTTAAAACACATTACAACCTCGTATTTCAAAGACGAAGGAGATGCAATTTATTTATTAGGTGAGGACAAAGAAGAACTTGGCGGAAGCGAATATGCAAAAGTTATTCATAACAAAGTCGCTGGTGAGTCACCAACAATAAATCTTGATGAAGAAAAGAAATTACAAGACACTTTATTAAATCTTATCAGAAAAGGGTTAATAAAATCTGCACATGATATTTCCGAAGGTGGAATCATTTCCGCACTTGCTGAATGCTGCATAATCAACCAGGAAAAACAACTTGGTTGTGAAGTTGATATCCCAATAAAATCCAGAAAAGATTTTTCTTTATTCTCAGAATCTCAATCAAGAATAATTATCTCTGTTTCAAAAGATAAAATTCTTGAAACTGAACTTAAACTCACAGGTGTTAAATTTACAAAGCTTGGAACAGTTAGTGCCCAATCACTTAAATTAAAAAATCTTTTTGATGTTAGCGTAGCCGAACTATCCGGTATCTATTATAATACAATTCCCGGAATAATGGCTGGTGAAGAATAA
- a CDS encoding DUF4954 family protein has translation MNYRKLINLEIDHLIANGCSAADWNKINVSEKFQIDLIQNVNFGGEIFIGNSCRIQNIKNLANYRIEDNVLLENIASLTVENETTFGNGIKISVVNEGGGRELMIYDKLTSQIAYLMVTCRHNSILIGKLEEIIKHYSDSRKSLIGRVGHGSSIKHSGILENVWIGDSAKIEGVTSLTEGTVASSKSDPVFIGSGVIAKHFIIQSGSSITDSALIDNCFIGQGVKIGKQYSVENSAFFSNCEGFHGEAVSIFAGPFTVTHHKSSLLIAAMFSFYNAGSGSNQSNHMYKLGPLHQGILERGSKTGSFSYMLWPSRVGAFSVVIGKHYSNFDASEFPFSYINEEDGKSMLTPAMNLFTVGTRRDSQKWPTRDKRKDPIKFDILHFDLLNPYIIGKMIEGSKRMKELLEKANREQEFVSYKGLHIKRLLLKTCTKYYEMAIKIFLGQELIKRISNEINSTNDLNKILEYDSELFSEKWIDASGMLIPQTDYELLIDKVKTGILFSVDSLSDEFSSLSERYSESSWVWCAKLIEQRFNTKVKELTKEQLIQMITDWRDNSVKLNNMILKDAEKEFDQLSKIGFGIDGDEQVQDTDFKNVRGTFEENKFVVDLRKESEEISGKAKEIMNYLK, from the coding sequence ATGAATTACAGAAAATTAATCAACCTTGAAATTGATCATCTTATAGCTAATGGTTGTTCAGCAGCGGATTGGAATAAAATTAATGTGTCCGAAAAATTTCAAATTGATTTAATTCAGAATGTGAATTTTGGTGGTGAAATTTTTATAGGTAATAGTTGCAGAATTCAGAATATTAAAAATCTGGCAAATTACAGAATTGAAGATAACGTACTGCTTGAAAACATTGCATCTCTAACTGTTGAAAATGAAACAACTTTTGGTAACGGGATAAAGATTAGTGTAGTAAATGAGGGTGGGGGAAGAGAGTTGATGATTTATGATAAACTTACTTCCCAAATTGCCTATTTGATGGTCACTTGCCGACACAACTCAATTCTTATTGGAAAACTTGAAGAAATTATTAAACATTATTCTGATTCACGAAAGTCATTAATAGGAAGAGTTGGTCACGGATCTTCAATAAAACATTCAGGGATATTGGAAAATGTTTGGATTGGTGATTCTGCAAAAATAGAAGGTGTTACAAGTTTAACTGAGGGTACGGTCGCAAGTAGTAAAAGTGATCCAGTTTTTATCGGCAGTGGAGTGATAGCTAAACATTTTATTATTCAGTCTGGCTCATCCATTACGGATTCTGCCCTAATAGATAATTGTTTCATTGGACAAGGTGTTAAAATTGGGAAACAGTATTCGGTAGAAAACTCGGCATTCTTCAGCAACTGCGAAGGATTTCACGGAGAAGCTGTAAGCATTTTTGCAGGACCGTTTACCGTAACACATCATAAATCGTCATTATTAATTGCTGCGATGTTTTCATTTTACAATGCCGGTAGTGGATCAAATCAAAGTAATCATATGTATAAACTTGGTCCATTGCATCAAGGCATTTTAGAACGAGGATCAAAAACGGGTTCATTTTCTTATATGCTCTGGCCCTCAAGAGTCGGGGCATTTAGTGTTGTGATTGGGAAGCACTATTCAAATTTTGATGCGAGCGAGTTTCCTTTTTCATATATCAATGAAGAAGATGGAAAAAGTATGCTTACTCCAGCTATGAATTTATTTACGGTTGGAACAAGACGTGATAGCCAGAAATGGCCAACTCGTGATAAAAGAAAAGATCCAATTAAATTTGATATTCTTCATTTTGATCTTTTGAATCCATATATCATAGGAAAAATGATTGAAGGTTCGAAAAGAATGAAAGAGCTTCTTGAGAAAGCAAACAGGGAGCAGGAATTTGTTTCTTACAAAGGATTGCATATCAAACGATTACTTTTAAAAACTTGTACTAAATATTATGAAATGGCAATAAAGATTTTTCTTGGGCAAGAATTGATTAAAAGGATATCTAATGAAATAAATAGTACAAATGATCTTAATAAAATATTAGAGTATGATAGTGAATTGTTTAGTGAAAAATGGATTGATGCTTCTGGGATGCTAATTCCACAAACTGATTATGAATTATTAATTGATAAAGTAAAGACGGGAATTTTATTTTCTGTTGATTCACTTTCTGATGAGTTTTCTAGTTTATCGGAAAGATATTCTGAGTCATCCTGGGTTTGGTGCGCAAAACTTATTGAGCAAAGATTTAATACTAAAGTAAAAGAATTAACAAAAGAACAATTAATTCAAATGATTACTGATTGGCGCGATAATAGTGTGAAACTTAATAATATGATACTTAAGGACGCAGAGAAAGAATTCGACCAGCTAAGTAAAATCGGATTTGGAATTGATGGAGATGAGCAAGTTCAGGATACAGATTTCAAAAATGTGAGAGGTACATTTGAAGAAAATAAGTTTGTAGTTGATTTAAGAAAAGAGTCTGAGGAAATTTCAGGTAAAGCAAAAGAAATAATGAATTATTTAAAATAA
- a CDS encoding acetate--CoA ligase family protein, with product MSIDFSEKSKNIHRIFYPQSIAVLGANNVKGTVPCDILVNILKAEYKGVVYPVNPREKHIASIKTYKYVIDIDDPVDIAVIVYPSSVMHMALEQCGQKGIKGAIIISAGFKEVGGQGIEREDQIKEIGRKYGMSFIGPNCLGVINTDPIVMLDASFARKMPEEGNIAFISQSGALCTAVLDYAKAKHIGFSKFVSIGNKADISEIDLLYYLKDDPKTKVILLYLEEISDGHGLMKAAKTVIEETGKPVLAIKSGRTAAGASAAASHTGSLAGSDEICDAAFKQAGIIRCDDIEEMFNKAIAFTYQPMPKSNRIAIVTNAGGPGVLTTDAAIRNGLELPKFKPDTTEILKKSLPKTANINNPVDVIGDARADRYNVAVSSVLKDENVDGVFVILTPQSMTEIDSIAEEISRLSSQFEKPIYTSFMGEADVASGIDILQRNKIPHYILPESMPIAFSTIYKFKKMLEEKQELPESFKDVDVTKAHLILNNALSEGKKYLPEEEAARVLEAYNFPLLKSGLAKSAVEAGKISNNLGYPVVMKIISDDIVHKFDVGGVILDIKSKEEAEEAYNKIIENIKKFKPEAKIKGVFVRQMIPRGEEIILGLKRDLTFGPVVMFGLGGIFVEIYKDVSFRIAPLDKKSVDKLITETKASAILSGARGRTLRDISSLKECIMRLSQLAVECPQIKELDINPLIVLEEGKGSFVADTKIML from the coding sequence ATGAGTATTGACTTTTCTGAAAAATCAAAAAATATCCATAGAATATTTTATCCTCAATCAATCGCAGTGCTTGGTGCAAATAATGTTAAAGGTACTGTTCCCTGCGATATTCTTGTAAACATTTTAAAAGCCGAATATAAAGGAGTTGTTTATCCTGTTAATCCGCGCGAAAAACATATTGCATCTATTAAAACTTATAAATATGTAATTGATATTGACGACCCGGTGGATATTGCGGTTATAGTTTACCCTAGTTCTGTAATGCATATGGCGCTCGAGCAATGTGGGCAAAAAGGAATAAAAGGAGCTATAATTATTTCTGCAGGATTTAAGGAAGTCGGTGGACAAGGAATTGAAAGGGAAGATCAGATTAAAGAAATCGGACGCAAGTATGGAATGTCTTTCATTGGACCAAATTGTCTTGGTGTAATCAATACAGATCCAATAGTTATGCTTGATGCTTCGTTTGCACGTAAAATGCCCGAAGAAGGCAATATCGCATTCATTTCACAAAGCGGCGCACTTTGTACAGCAGTTCTTGATTATGCAAAGGCAAAACATATTGGATTTTCGAAATTCGTCAGCATTGGAAATAAAGCTGATATAAGTGAGATTGATCTTTTATACTATCTAAAGGATGACCCCAAAACAAAAGTAATACTACTTTATTTGGAAGAAATAAGTGATGGACATGGTTTGATGAAAGCTGCCAAAACAGTAATTGAGGAAACCGGAAAACCGGTCTTGGCAATTAAATCAGGCAGAACTGCTGCAGGTGCATCTGCTGCTGCATCTCATACTGGTTCATTGGCCGGAAGCGATGAAATATGTGATGCTGCATTTAAACAAGCTGGAATTATTCGTTGTGATGATATTGAAGAGATGTTTAATAAAGCTATTGCGTTTACTTATCAACCGATGCCTAAAAGCAACAGGATTGCTATTGTTACTAATGCAGGCGGACCAGGCGTTCTTACGACTGATGCTGCTATTAGGAATGGACTTGAATTGCCGAAGTTTAAACCTGATACAACTGAAATTTTAAAAAAGAGTCTTCCCAAAACTGCTAATATTAATAATCCTGTAGATGTAATTGGGGATGCGCGGGCAGACAGGTATAATGTTGCTGTGTCAAGCGTTTTAAAAGATGAAAATGTTGATGGAGTATTTGTAATTCTAACGCCACAATCGATGACCGAAATTGATAGTATTGCAGAGGAGATCAGTCGTTTATCAAGTCAGTTTGAAAAACCGATATATACTTCGTTTATGGGAGAAGCTGATGTTGCATCAGGAATAGATATTCTTCAGCGCAATAAAATTCCTCATTATATATTACCAGAATCAATGCCGATTGCCTTTTCTACTATTTATAAATTCAAGAAAATGCTGGAAGAGAAACAAGAACTTCCAGAATCATTTAAAGATGTTGATGTAACAAAGGCACATTTAATTCTTAACAATGCCCTTAGCGAAGGAAAAAAATATCTTCCTGAGGAAGAAGCTGCTAGAGTTCTTGAAGCCTATAATTTTCCATTACTTAAAAGTGGTTTAGCCAAATCTGCAGTGGAGGCAGGAAAAATATCCAATAACCTTGGTTATCCAGTGGTAATGAAAATTATATCAGATGATATTGTTCATAAATTTGATGTTGGAGGAGTGATTCTTGACATAAAATCAAAAGAGGAAGCTGAAGAAGCTTATAATAAAATAATTGAGAATATAAAAAAGTTTAAACCCGAAGCGAAGATAAAAGGCGTATTTGTAAGACAGATGATCCCACGAGGCGAAGAAATTATATTAGGTTTAAAACGTGATTTGACATTTGGACCTGTGGTCATGTTTGGTCTCGGTGGGATTTTTGTTGAGATATATAAAGATGTGAGTTTTAGAATCGCTCCGCTTGATAAAAAATCCGTAGATAAATTGATTACGGAAACAAAAGCATCGGCGATTCTATCCGGTGCAAGAGGACGCACTTTGAGAGATATAAGTTCATTAAAAGAATGTATAATGCGGCTTTCTCAACTTGCTGTAGAATGTCCTCAGATTAAAGAACTTGATATCAATCCTTTAATAGTTCTTGAAGAAGGGAAAGGAAGTTTTGTAGCTGATACTAAAATTATGCTTTAA
- a CDS encoding Rrf2 family transcriptional regulator — protein sequence MTVFFSKKCEYGLQAILFMAAQESDCVCPAEEISKRLSIPKEFISKILQSLTESEIIESKKGKSGGFKLAKHPSKIKLIDIVGAIDGLESFNSCVLGFPNCSPENPCPVHDQWGELRTKAYDMLSSETIDKFKEKTLNKINNI from the coding sequence ATGACAGTATTTTTTTCAAAAAAGTGTGAATACGGACTTCAGGCTATTCTTTTTATGGCAGCTCAAGAAAGTGATTGTGTTTGTCCTGCAGAAGAAATTTCAAAGCGATTATCAATTCCGAAAGAATTCATTTCTAAAATTTTACAAAGTCTAACTGAAAGTGAAATTATAGAATCAAAAAAGGGAAAGTCCGGTGGTTTTAAACTTGCAAAACATCCATCAAAAATAAAGCTAATAGACATAGTTGGTGCAATCGATGGACTGGAAAGTTTTAATTCCTGTGTGCTTGGTTTTCCAAATTGTTCACCAGAAAATCCTTGTCCAGTTCATGATCAATGGGGTGAATTGAGAACTAAAGCTTATGATATGCTTAGCTCTGAAACTATAGATAAGTTCAAAGAAAAAACTCTAAACAAAATTAATAATATTTGA
- a CDS encoding glucosamine-6-phosphate deaminase: protein MRILIYDNYQSLSKWVAHYIAKKIITAKPTKDKPYILGLPTGSSPIGTYAELVSLCNEGKVSFQNVVTFNMDEYVDISEEHPESYHYFMWQHLFSHIDIPKENINILNGNAKDLEKECHLYEEKIKSYGGIDFFLGGIGADGHIAFNEPASSLSSRTRIKTLTYDTRLANARFFENQVNKVPKTALTVGVGTVMDAREVLIIVSGYSKARALKMAVEEGVNHMWTVSMMQLHPHGIIACDEESTLELKVGTVKYFKEIESHTLSELPIV from the coding sequence ATGAGAATTTTAATTTATGATAACTACCAGTCACTTAGTAAATGGGTTGCTCACTATATTGCAAAAAAAATTATTACAGCAAAACCGACGAAGGATAAACCTTACATTTTAGGACTCCCAACCGGTTCTTCTCCAATTGGAACTTATGCAGAGTTAGTTTCCCTTTGTAATGAAGGAAAAGTTTCTTTTCAAAATGTAGTTACATTTAATATGGATGAGTATGTTGATATATCTGAAGAACATCCAGAAAGTTATCATTATTTTATGTGGCAGCATTTATTCAGCCATATTGATATTCCCAAGGAGAACATAAATATCTTAAATGGTAATGCAAAAGATCTTGAGAAAGAATGTCATTTATACGAGGAAAAAATAAAATCCTATGGTGGAATAGATTTCTTTTTGGGTGGTATTGGCGCGGATGGTCATATTGCTTTCAATGAACCTGCCTCATCTCTATCATCAAGAACGCGTATTAAAACTCTCACTTACGATACACGGCTCGCAAATGCTCGCTTCTTTGAAAATCAAGTAAACAAAGTTCCTAAAACTGCACTTACAGTTGGAGTTGGAACAGTTATGGATGCAAGGGAAGTTTTAATAATTGTAAGCGGTTACAGTAAAGCACGTGCACTGAAAATGGCAGTAGAGGAAGGTGTAAATCATATGTGGACGGTTTCGATGATGCAGCTTCATCCCCATGGAATTATTGCATGCGACGAGGAATCAACTTTAGAATTAAAAGTTGGTACAGTAAAATATTTTAAAGAGATTGAAAGCCATACATTGAGTGAATTACCTATTGTGTAA
- the acpP gene encoding acyl carrier protein — protein MENNEVQKRVKKVIAHVLKANEENISNEANFIFDLGADSLQSVELVAAFEEEFQIEMEEDKALEIQTVADAVKFISQYLN, from the coding sequence ATGGAGAATAATGAAGTACAAAAGCGTGTAAAAAAAGTAATAGCACATGTTCTAAAAGCTAATGAAGAAAACATATCTAATGAAGCCAATTTTATTTTTGATCTCGGAGCCGATTCACTTCAAAGTGTAGAATTAGTTGCTGCATTCGAAGAAGAATTTCAAATAGAAATGGAAGAGGATAAAGCTCTTGAAATTCAAACAGTAGCCGATGCAGTAAAATTCATCTCACAGTATCTTAATTAA
- a CDS encoding YihY/virulence factor BrkB family protein translates to MKNKLKEIYKNSIFFKYFRKLRYLYHLRPHWQNTGKFLKHYFGGLYVRMDQHHLFLFSGGLAFSLFTCIIPLILIVFWILGNFLSSEEMELQIITFINTVIPYSEYADFVKQIIFSRVEEVIEFKNVAGLLGFAGLFFAASGFFSSMRTVLNKINGVDIEVNIFIGKLRDFLVILVAILLFFASILALPLLELFKSIADSTPYLQFFNHPIFQQLFTILVSIFIMLVLMYLFYSFIPTSKIKHRSALVGALWASLFWVGMKVLFGYYLANFQTWGRIYGAYALVIVIAFWIYYTAAVFILGAEIGKLFDERLKEKIAMKKDKLSNIPPIK, encoded by the coding sequence GTGAAGAATAAGTTAAAAGAAATATATAAAAATTCTATTTTCTTTAAATACTTTAGAAAATTAAGATATTTATATCATCTTAGACCCCATTGGCAAAATACTGGTAAATTTCTCAAACATTACTTTGGTGGGCTTTATGTTAGAATGGATCAACATCATCTTTTTCTTTTTTCGGGCGGACTAGCATTCTCACTTTTCACTTGCATTATTCCTTTAATACTAATTGTGTTTTGGATACTTGGAAATTTTCTTAGCTCAGAAGAAATGGAATTACAAATTATAACTTTTATTAATACAGTTATTCCATATAGCGAGTATGCAGATTTTGTAAAGCAAATAATTTTCAGTCGTGTTGAAGAAGTAATTGAGTTTAAAAACGTTGCTGGCCTTCTCGGTTTTGCGGGATTGTTTTTTGCGGCCAGCGGATTTTTTAGCAGTATGCGAACAGTGTTGAATAAAATCAACGGAGTTGATATTGAAGTAAATATTTTTATCGGCAAACTAAGAGATTTTTTAGTGATACTCGTTGCAATACTACTTTTCTTTGCTTCAATTTTGGCGTTGCCTTTGTTAGAATTGTTTAAATCAATTGCAGATTCAACTCCCTACTTGCAATTCTTTAACCATCCTATTTTTCAGCAGTTGTTTACCATTCTGGTCTCGATTTTTATAATGTTAGTGCTCATGTATTTGTTCTATAGTTTTATTCCAACTTCTAAAATAAAACATCGTTCCGCATTAGTGGGCGCTTTGTGGGCTTCATTATTTTGGGTGGGAATGAAAGTTTTATTTGGATATTATCTTGCAAACTTTCAAACCTGGGGCAGAATATACGGTGCTTATGCGTTGGTGATTGTAATCGCCTTTTGGATTTATTATACAGCCGCAGTTTTTATTCTTGGAGCAGAAATTGGAAAACTTTTTGATGAAAGATTAAAAGAAAAGATAGCTATGAAAAAAGACAAATTATCTAATATACCTCCAATCAAATAA